A genomic window from Bacillota bacterium includes:
- the nadA gene encoding quinolinate synthase NadA, with product MSTRAEIEERIQQLKKERNALILAHNYQLPEIQDIADFTGDSLELARLARETDAEVIVFCGVDFMAETAAILNPDKTVLLPAKDAGCPLADMATADALIEKKKEYPDAAVVCYVNSTAEVKAESDICCTSANAVKVVNSLEQDRVLFVPDQNLASWVARHTDKEIIPWQGFCITHHRLRAEDVKRAREAHPDAIVVVHPECPPEVVDLADEVASTTGILKYVKNSSAQKFIIGTEMGLLHRLMKENPGKTFFILSPGLVCPNMKKISSIQMVLDALETNTHHVVVEEPLRSRALAAVERMLAL from the coding sequence ATGTCAACTAGAGCTGAAATTGAGGAGCGAATCCAACAGCTGAAAAAAGAACGCAATGCCCTCATCCTTGCCCATAATTACCAACTCCCTGAAATCCAGGATATAGCAGATTTTACAGGGGATTCATTGGAACTGGCACGGTTGGCAAGGGAAACCGATGCCGAGGTGATCGTCTTCTGCGGTGTTGATTTCATGGCAGAAACGGCGGCAATCCTCAATCCCGACAAAACCGTCCTCCTGCCGGCTAAGGATGCGGGTTGTCCTTTGGCTGACATGGCCACTGCCGACGCATTGATCGAAAAGAAGAAAGAGTATCCCGATGCAGCGGTGGTGTGCTATGTGAACTCCACCGCGGAAGTGAAAGCCGAAAGTGACATTTGCTGTACCTCGGCCAACGCGGTGAAGGTGGTCAACTCCCTAGAGCAGGATCGGGTCCTGTTTGTGCCGGACCAGAACCTGGCCAGCTGGGTGGCGCGCCATACGGACAAGGAAATCATCCCTTGGCAAGGGTTCTGTATTACCCACCACCGGCTGCGGGCCGAAGATGTCAAGCGGGCGCGGGAAGCCCATCCCGATGCAATTGTCGTAGTGCACCCTGAGTGTCCGCCGGAAGTGGTGGATTTGGCCGATGAGGTAGCCAGCACCACTGGTATTCTTAAGTACGTGAAGAATTCTTCGGCGCAGAAGTTCATCATTGGTACGGAGATGGGGTTGCTGCACCGGCTCATGAAGGAGAACCCTGGCAAGACCTTCTTTATACTCAGCCCGGGTTTGGTGTGTCCGAATATGAAAAAGATCTCCAGTATCCAGATGGTACTAGACGCCCTTGAGACCAATACCCACCATGTGGTGGTGGAGGAGCCTTTGCGGAGCAGAGCATTGGCCGCAGTGGAACGGATGCTGGCATTATAA
- the nadB gene encoding L-aspartate oxidase: MYQTDFLVIGSGIAGLFSALRLAAHGDVILVTKSDLEDSNSYFAQGGMAAALKEPDTPELHEEDTLRAGAGLCDRSAVKVLVEEGPQRVMELIGLGVEFDRVDGHIALTREGAHSQGRILHALGDSTGKAISDRLAQLTREHSNIHIKEDHFVAELLVQEGRCVGVLVVNPQQELEIYLARAVVLSSGGAGQVYAETSNPEAATGDGMALAYRAGAKLKDMEFIQFHPTVLVGSGTSQRFLISEAVRGEGAILRNVHGEPFMQKRHPLKDLAPRDVVARAIWREMEETKTPFVYLDATSLGSEHLKNRFPTIWARCQEQGLSMDRDYIPVAPAAHYFMGGVQTDLEGATSIPGLFACGEVACTGVHGANRLASNSLLETVVFGQRAALAAVEFARRHPILPDPSRFRDYVSALPRKDTWDNQEIHRLRGQTQKVMWDLVGLVRCNDSLTRAQRVLEELTLEVEELTAGVWSKEALELKNILLIGRLITKAALTRQESRGAHFRTDVPEPNEAWRKHIILQRDQLEPEFSAVD; the protein is encoded by the coding sequence ATGTACCAGACGGACTTTCTGGTCATAGGCTCCGGTATCGCGGGCCTTTTTTCTGCCCTGAGGTTGGCGGCCCATGGGGATGTCATCCTGGTGACCAAAAGTGATCTTGAGGACAGCAACAGCTACTTCGCCCAAGGGGGTATGGCCGCGGCCCTCAAGGAACCCGATACGCCGGAACTGCACGAAGAAGATACCCTCCGGGCTGGGGCGGGCCTGTGTGACCGCTCCGCGGTGAAGGTGCTCGTGGAAGAGGGACCCCAACGGGTTATGGAGCTCATCGGGTTAGGAGTAGAATTCGACCGGGTAGATGGACACATTGCCCTCACCCGGGAGGGGGCGCACAGCCAGGGCCGCATCCTACACGCCCTGGGAGATTCCACCGGGAAAGCCATCAGTGATCGACTTGCCCAGCTTACCAGAGAGCATTCCAACATTCACATCAAGGAAGATCATTTCGTGGCCGAATTGTTGGTACAAGAGGGCCGTTGTGTCGGGGTTTTGGTGGTGAATCCCCAGCAAGAGCTGGAGATTTACCTGGCGCGGGCGGTGGTGCTCAGCTCTGGTGGCGCAGGACAGGTCTATGCCGAAACTTCGAACCCCGAGGCTGCCACGGGCGATGGTATGGCCTTGGCCTATCGGGCGGGGGCCAAGCTCAAGGACATGGAATTCATCCAGTTTCATCCTACGGTGCTAGTGGGCAGCGGGACTAGTCAACGTTTCCTGATTTCCGAAGCGGTCCGGGGTGAGGGAGCGATCCTGCGGAATGTCCATGGGGAACCGTTCATGCAGAAGCGCCATCCATTAAAGGATCTAGCTCCCCGGGACGTGGTGGCCCGTGCCATCTGGCGGGAGATGGAAGAGACCAAGACGCCCTTCGTCTACCTGGATGCCACCTCCCTCGGCAGCGAACACTTGAAAAACAGATTTCCCACGATTTGGGCCCGGTGTCAGGAACAGGGTTTGTCCATGGATCGAGACTATATCCCTGTGGCTCCGGCGGCCCACTATTTCATGGGTGGTGTCCAGACGGACCTGGAGGGAGCCACCTCGATTCCGGGCCTGTTTGCCTGTGGCGAAGTGGCCTGCACGGGGGTGCATGGAGCCAATCGCCTGGCCAGCAATTCCCTTTTGGAGACGGTGGTTTTTGGTCAGCGGGCCGCTCTGGCGGCAGTGGAATTTGCCCGGCGCCATCCTATACTCCCAGATCCCAGCCGGTTTAGGGATTATGTGTCCGCCCTACCCCGGAAGGACACCTGGGACAATCAGGAAATTCACCGCCTCAGAGGGCAGACTCAAAAGGTCATGTGGGACTTGGTGGGACTTGTGCGCTGCAACGACTCCTTAACCCGGGCCCAAAGGGTGTTGGAGGAGCTTACTTTAGAAGTGGAGGAACTGACGGCTGGGGTGTGGAGCAAGGAAGCCCTGGAATTGAAGAATATCTTGCTGATCGGCAGGCTCATAACCAAGGCCGCCTTGACCCGCCAGGAAAGCCGGGGAGCCCATTTCCGGACTGATGTGCCGGAGCCGAACGAGGCATGGCGCAAACATATCATCCTACAGCGGGATCAGTTGGAACCGGAATTTAGTGCTGTGGATTAG
- the nadC gene encoding carboxylating nicotinate-nucleotide diphosphorylase: protein MEGALLYKIRPIIDQALREDIGRGDITTEALVPSDAWGTAILKAKDEGIFCGEAICYGVFDVLCPQVQVKVLVRDGEQIAKGDVLAQLQGPAWAILMGERVLLNFIQHLSGISTKTARLKALIADYPCTLVETRKTLPGLRLLQKYAVRVGGGGNHRLGLDDAVMIKDNHIVAVGSITEAVRLARSRVPFTAKIEVETKEPEQVREALDAGADIIMLDNMSPALMEEMVKLIDGRALVEASGSVNEENIVEVAQCGVDIISVGALTHSVKALDISLDLKIANGH from the coding sequence TTGGAAGGAGCATTGCTGTATAAGATCCGGCCGATCATTGATCAAGCCCTCAGGGAAGATATTGGTCGGGGAGATATCACCACCGAGGCCTTGGTGCCCTCCGATGCGTGGGGCACGGCGATCCTGAAGGCCAAGGATGAGGGGATCTTCTGTGGGGAAGCGATTTGTTACGGGGTGTTTGATGTCTTGTGTCCCCAAGTGCAGGTAAAGGTCTTGGTGCGGGATGGGGAGCAGATTGCCAAAGGCGATGTGCTTGCCCAACTTCAGGGTCCTGCTTGGGCCATCTTGATGGGAGAACGGGTCCTGTTGAACTTCATTCAGCATTTGTCAGGGATCAGTACCAAGACGGCCCGACTGAAGGCCTTGATCGCGGACTACCCCTGTACTTTGGTGGAGACCCGCAAGACCCTGCCGGGACTACGCCTTTTGCAGAAATATGCGGTCCGGGTTGGGGGAGGAGGCAATCACCGTTTGGGCCTTGACGATGCGGTGATGATTAAGGACAACCATATCGTGGCGGTGGGCAGCATCACCGAGGCGGTTCGCCTGGCGCGCAGTCGAGTGCCCTTTACGGCCAAAATTGAGGTGGAGACTAAGGAACCGGAGCAAGTGAGGGAGGCCTTAGACGCGGGCGCGGATATTATTATGCTCGACAATATGTCGCCAGCTCTGATGGAGGAGATGGTCAAACTCATCGATGGGCGGGCCCTAGTGGAAGCTTCGGGTAGTGTCAATGAGGAGAACATCGTGGAGGTTGCCCAGTGCGGTGTGGATATCATCTCCGTGGGTGCCCTTACCCACTCGGTGAAAGCGCTGGATATTAGCTTGGATCTTAAGATCGCCAACGGCCACTAG